In Gossypium arboreum isolate Shixiya-1 chromosome 5, ASM2569848v2, whole genome shotgun sequence, a single genomic region encodes these proteins:
- the LOC108451964 gene encoding WRKY DNA-binding transcription factor 70: MASVSAWPEGVPTSNKERVIEELVNGQECAKQLEILLHNWCEKNGRLSAEELVHKIFASFDHALSLLTAVESAEDSQNQATSYDDSPCCNGRSEDSTNSRKKLASKEKRGCYKRRRDEHAWTVVSSTVEDGHAWRKYGQKQILNSKHPRSYFRCPRKYDQGCRATKQVQRLEDDGSQMFQTTYIGTHTCRPDSFKAPQIIIDSEPPESYSKFSYGSSNPKMPTKKLHEITPPVKQETKEETPTTSGLTDMDSVVMWKDIIGAEYGDVASNVYTSTEITSQNLELDLVIKPVEFEDDFQFDESEFV, encoded by the exons atggcAAGTGTGTCAGCTTGGCCTGAAGGAGTACCGACAAGCAATAAGGAAAGGGTGATAGAAGAACTTGTTAATGGTCAAGAGTGTGCTAAACAGCTTGAGATTCTTCTTCACAATTGGTGTGAAAAAAATGGGCGTCTCTCCGCTGAGGAACTTGTGCACAAGATCTTCGCATCTTTCGACCACGCACTTTCTTTGCTGACTGCTGTTGAATCTGCTGAGGATTCTCAGAATCAGGCAACTTCCTACGATGATTCCCCTTGTTGCAATGGCAGGTCTGAAGATTCCACTAACAGCAGGAAGAAACTTGCTTCTAAGGAAAAGAGAGGATGTTACAAGAGAAG GAGAGATGAACATGCATGGACAGTAGTTTCTTCAACCGTGGAAGATGGTCATGCATGGAGAAAATATGGACAAAAGCAGATCCTTAATTCTAAGCACCCAAG GAGTTACTTTAGGTGCCCTCGCAAGTACGATCAAGGTTGTAGGGCCACTAAACAAGTCCAAAGACTGGAAGATGATGGCTCCCAAATGTTTCAGACCACTTACATTGGAACCCATACCTGCAGACCAGACTCATTCAAGGCTCCCCAAATCATCATAGATTCTGAACCTCCGGAATCTTACAGCAAGTTCAGTTATGGCAGCAGCAACCCCAAAATGCCAACCAAAAAGCTGCACGAAATCACTCCACCTGTAAAGCAGGAAACCAAAGAAGAAACACCAACAACAAGTGGTCTTACAGACATGGATTCTGTTGTGATGTGGAAAGACATAATAGGTGCTGAATACGGGGATGTGGCCTCTAACGTGTATACGAGCACTGAAATCACTTCCCAGAATTTGGAACTGGACCTTGTAATTAAGCCTGTAGAGTTCGAAGACGATTTTCAGTTTGATGAAAGTGAGTTCGTCTAG